In Brachypodium distachyon strain Bd21 chromosome 5, Brachypodium_distachyon_v3.0, whole genome shotgun sequence, the genomic window CCTTGTTGTGTTGTGCCGTGGGTGCTACTACTAGTGCTAAGATGGCCGGACGGCGGACGGTGTCCCCGTTTTCGATCTGTAGACTGCAGTGTTGAATTTGTTCGTGTTAAGGGAAGGGATGATGGTTGGAGCTTTGAGAGGTGGCCAGTTGACTATTAGAAAAATAAGCAAACGACATGTTGCATGTGTGTTGCTCTATGATACTGGTTAGGCAGTGTCCGGGTCTTTTGGGCGTAATGTATTCGTGCGTTCTAGAGTAACTTGCTGGGGGCCGGTGGTAACAATTAATCCAAACATTGTGATGGCATGATCTGTATCCTGGCGAAAAAGCTGAGTGCTCGTTTGGTTCTGGCTCTCAGCCGGATGACTGAATTCTGTTATTTCAGCTCTCATGAATGAGATGCAGTATGCTGTATGTCGTATGCGGACAAGGTATGACGGGAAGACCCAAAGGAAATCAATGATGTACTCCAGTGCATTTCTCTTTATGAATCCTGACTACCTTGAACTAGACAATCGGCTCATCCTATCGACAATGCCTCTCGCAGAATTTTCACACGTCTCCATTGTACAAATTACTACTGAGATTCtgagtacatttttttaaagatgtTTAATAcgttttctgttcttttttataagatgttttacttttgttttaaattcaaacttcttaaaatttaaccattttttgtaaaaaaacacACTAGTGTGTACATTAGAAATATAAGCATACTATAAAGATACCATGACCAGGGACATACACCTTGCAAGACAAGCTGTAAAACCACTTCTCTGTCGATGAATCaacaatgaaaaaaatcaaaacacgAAAAGACGTGTCATGAGAACCACTGACTCTGTGGCATAAGTTGTGCCTACACCAGGACTAGAAAAGAGGCAGAACACTAATCTTCTAAATGACGTCGTCTCCATCGCCAAAACGACACCGAGAAGAACACGCAAACCTAacaaaaaaatagcaaaactagATGTCATATGTTAATCCATTGTTTCCCTCGTCTCTCGACGCCAGCTCGGACgtgagagaggagaggaactGCGGGAGACTGAAGCTTCTTCGACGACAGCTGCGGCTAGTGTTTTCTCCGTTGGCACACAAAGACGGCGGCTCGCGGATCTGAATTCCTAGTTGGTCACTtggctctctcttttttcggGAAAATACGCACTTGGGCTGTTGCAATCACCTCAGCCCAACCCAGCTTAAGGACGGGTAGAGTTGGGCTTTTAAGCGGCCCAACACAACGTAGGAGAGTACCCTGAGAGACGACGCAGCACACGGGACACAGCGCGTAGGCCGCGGTCGCCGCCGGTTCGCCTTTTATTCTCGGCGGTACTCGACACGGAGCAACTCCTCGTTGTCCAAAATCCCCGGAGAAAGAGGGAGAGAGTCAGAGGCGGAGCAGCCGcggagaagcggcggcgcTAGCAAGCTATGGAGTACCGCAACAAGTTGGTGCTCGCGCCCATGGTCCGCGTGGTAACTCCTCTTGATCTTAACCCTCCCTCTCTGATTCCCAGCAGCAGCGTCCCCAACTCCCCATGACCATGAGTTGGGGAGCTTAGGGACCGATTTTTAGTCTCCCGAGCACTAGGTCCTAGATTTAGGTCTCTCCGAATCTAAAGCCGGACGCCTTAGTGTGCGCCGGATGAATGAGTAGCTCGCCTTCTCGGCGCGTTGTTCTATGGGCGGTGGCCGTGGGTTGGAGGCTATTCGCTGCCGTGTTAACAAAAATGAAGCCTGAGAGTTCTCTAGTTTGAAACCAGAGTTTCTCTCGATTCAGCTCTAGGGACTGGAATCTTAGCGAGCCTCCATGTGCGACAAATGATAAATAACACACTACCCTATTGATGAACTGATGATGGCTTTCCACCTGTTACATGTACTTTTGGAGGTGCAGTGCAAAGGTTCACCTGAACCTTTCATATGGTAACATCCAAATGAACCATTTGAGAGATGTGGTATCAAGGCTGCAGGTTTACTTGATTGATTAAATTTGCTTCTAGCATGTCATGTTCTGAAAACGTGAGAATACTAGTCAAGTAGTCATTTATTACCTCATGGTTTGGGTATTAAAAGACACTGTATATTGAGAAACAGTACGCATGCAAAATTGTACTAGTTTTGTCGATGTTAATATCATCGAACTTTATCATTTCTCCTGCACTTTTGCTTCTAATGGGGCGGTATTACTGCACCTTCACTGAGTTCCAGTGCTGGCTTACTGAATATGTAGTAGCCATCCTCCATAATTCACATTTATTGTCTTGAGAGAGACTATTTCCTTGAATTTGTAATACACAGTTCTATTGGCATACTGGTGGTATCTAACTTATGTTGTTAATGTCTTGTGCAGGGTACTCTGCCGTTCAGGCTACTGGCTGCTGAGTATGGCGCTGATATTACATACGGAGAAGAAATTGTAGATCATAAGTTTTTGAAGTGTGAACGTGTTGCAAATGGTACTGTGGTTGAATTGTTGTTTGACAGCTTACGATGATCTGGCAACTTCCACATCTCCTTTTAAGATTTAAATATCATAGTATTATAGATAACATTGCACTTGAAGTTGGTGACTGGAAACATTCATCTGAGATGATTCTTGGATGGGAAAAAGTTTGTATTGAAGATAAGAGTAAAAATACAAGGACAAATTAATTTAAGATtgtataattatatattttatgGAGTTGGAAATTCTTGATTTTACCTGTGAGTCCAAGTAATGATTTGACAACCACTcgattttgtttctttgttccCCTATGTTATTCACTGCAGATTTATTTGGCATGGTTTCCCTGATTTTAATTATGGTATTCATCGTTTTTCAGAATCTCTTGGGACTACTGATTTTTTGGAGAGAGGGACTGATAATTTAGTTTTCCGAACGTGCCCACAAGAAAGGGACAGGGTTGTATTTCAAATGGGGACATCAGATGCCGTGAGGGCACTTAAAGCTGCTCAGATTGTGTAAGCTTTATTTCTGAATTTATTTGACGCAAAATTTGTAGGTAAACTAACTTAAAGCGCACTGAGTTATTTGGGCCAATTGACTACCTAAATTGTTTGCTCTGCTCATTTGATCAAGGAATTTGGTTAGTTGGTGTAACATTTTCTTATTTGCATCTTCTCTTTACTCATTGCATTTCATCATCACCAGGTGTAATGATGTTGCAGCTATAGATATCAACATGGGTTGCCCAAAGTCTTTCTCTGTCAGTGGAGGAATGGGTGCTGCATTACTCTCCAAACCTGAGCTTATACACGATGTACATGGTCCTATTTATTGTCTTACTTTCTTATCCCTGTTATTTACTGTGCTTATTAAGTCTATGCAAATTGTACCATCTAGATTTTGACCACACTGCGAAGGAACTTGGACACAACCTTGACATGTAAAATCCGTCTTCTGAACACACGTCAGGACACTGTGGAGTTGGCACGACGGATTGAGAAAACCGGTGTTCCAGCTCTGGCTGTCCATGGAAGGTAAGCACACATAGATTTGTACTGTCTGGTCCTGTCTTACTTGAAAAATGCATAATTTGATCATCCTTACTTTTCAATGGTGTCAACCAAGTTTAAAACCTGAATTTGTAAATATGAGCGAAAGTTATATCATATGCACAACCATTCTGTTGATTAGGATTATATTACCCAAATTGATATCGCTTAAATCCATGGAAAGTTCAGGGtcccttttcttttgtaaCATTTGAGCTTTATTTTGTAAGCCATTTATTTTCAGTAATGAAAATGCAATATGATGTGGTGTCACTATTATCCTTAATTTTTTCATGTGCCCTAGAACCCTAATTTTCGTTTTGGGTAATTGGTTCCCTTGTGTCAACCTTCTTTTAAAGTGCAGAAAGGTCAAAGACAGGCCAAGAGATCCCTCTAAGTGGGATGAGATTGCCGATGTTGTGTCCGCATTGTCAATTCCAGTTATAGCTAATGGGGATGTTTTTGAGTACGATGATTTTAAGAGAATCAAAGATGCCACAGGTTTGTATATTCACACTAATTGCTCttacattttattttgctCTGTAAATGGATACCAAATTAACTCAAATTAGTTTGGGTTTTTTCATTTGCCAGTTACAAGTACTGCACTTACTTTACTCCTAGCCAAAAGCACAAATCTCCATGTAATGTGATCGCCACAATATTAGATCATTTCCTAAATGTTTTCACATTCAAGAATGCATAACCAGTTTCTTGAAAACCACGAATGTGAGAGATTGACTCCTTACTGCCAGTATTTCTTGGGGAGTTGTGCACTGGCatactgattttgcttctcTTTGATGTTGTTTTTGACAATGGGTTTGTGTCTTGATTCCTGTAACTGCTAGGTGCCACGTCTGTAATGGCTGCTAGAGGTGCCCTGTGGAATGCATCTATTTTTTGTGCCAAAGGGACAACACCTTGGGAGGAGGTCAAAAGAGAGTACATAAGAAAGGTATTTAATGTTGCTGTCTGCATTCTGTTCTGTTCAGCCTCCCTGCATTTGATCTGTTCAACCTAAGTTAAATTGTCATGTTTTTTACTTATTGTATTGACATGTCCTTacattgtaatttttttgagcAGAGTATTTTGTGGGACAATGATGTGAAGAGCACAAAACATACATTAAAAGAAATGATAATGCGCTATTCTTGCCTTGAACTCGCTGAAGGGAAAGGTGTGATAAAGTGTGATTCATCAGCAGATATAGCGTAAGTGATTACTTATGCAGATGTCTCTGTGTGATTACTGCACCTTATTTTGCAATGCTGTGGTTTCTTGCAATCTGGCTCATTTGTTCTACGTTTATTCATTATTTGGCAACTATCTTAACAGTTCTTCTTCTCATGTCTTCAGGAAACTTTACAAGGAAGAGGACTACtataattttgttgtttcaaaCAGGAAATGAACAAAACTTGGTTTTGCTAACCCTTCATGCGACCCAGGTATCTATATAACTGTGCAAGTTTGCATTTCTTCACAAGGAATGAAAGAGATGTTTCGATAGAGAAGTTCTCTCCTGCAAAATTAAGAATCGGCTCAAGAATTCATGTTCTGTACGATTTGAAAACTTACTTTCCCAGTTTCACTTGCATGGTGAATGGTTCCTTTGATAAATGTTGTCATTGGTCCTTTCTTGTCTGTATGGTGTCTAAATTGAAGTGCAGTATGTGGGGACCAAAACTTGATTTCAACTTGTTAATTGCATTTGTCTGTGTGCACACCCACGCGTGTGTTTTCCTGAACCATGAGAAGTGGCTAAATCTGTCTGGAAGATCACAGTTGTTAGTTAACACCATTTGCAGCCATACATCGAATCTTGGATCTGAAAAGTTTGCAGGCATTTGTCAGTGTGCACATCCAAGTTGCAACTTCATTAAGTTACTTAAGAACAAGCAGTAAAGTTTGCCAGTAATTTGGTAAGCATGACTTGTAATTACTCATGAGTCATGAGTTGACATTGTGATCGTGGACTGTCACCCCTGTCACGAAGGGCACCCCTTATCCCAAAAGGTTGATGGACTAGAAGTTTGGTATTTAGCTCCAGATTCTACCAATGCACTTCTCATTTTTATTTGGGTTGCAATGTTTCATAATTCCTACTGGTTCCTTAAATTATCAATGATTTTACTCCTTAAATCATCAATGATTCCACTGAAattacacacacacacacacacacacacacacacacacatatatatatatgtaatttCATGTTTTCTGGCAGCATCTGCTTGGATCCTTGTCTCAGTCTTACGAATGGATATTTTGGATGTGTTTCAGTGGAGTTTTGGAGAATTTCATCATATCACCAGCCAATACGAGGTTTGCAGTTTTGTCTTTGCACTGTACCATGTTAGTATCTGATCGAGAGGATCCACAGGTTTATTATTTGGCCGGTAGTCTTACAGCATGTTCTTTTAAAGTAGGAAACTTTGAGAGAGGGCTCTTATTAGACTCACAGGATTTTTGAAGCATTTTGAGATATTATATTCTTTACGCTAATGGTAGTAGATAGAATTCATACGTGATACTGATTAAACACCATTTTTGTAAGCTTATATTTTATGCTTTCTGCTAGTGCAGAGCTCGAAAGTCCATGTCAGATACTGTTCGTCGAAATCATGTAATTTGGGTAATACTTGATCTGTTGATTGTATAATTTAACACTTGGATTATGTCCATCTTGTCCCAATTCGCAAATGCTTTGCAGTCTGTTTGATTCAAAGAATTTTGATAGGATGTTTTGGAGGACTGTGGGTCGTATGATTTGTAGGATTGTGATccatatggatttttttttcagtctTGCACTATATATTTCATTGGAAATATTTCGTTCGCTCTTACCTCTTTGAAATTCTTCTATGTTTCTTTATGGAGCTTCAAACATCATCTCGTTCCAATTTTTACGTGCTTTTACAATTgtaaagaaattaaaaaaaacatgagatTTGGATAGAGAAAACATTAAGGGCCCCTATGGTTTGAAtgaaattttttttagatttcaGTCCATAGAAATTTTTCTTATAGAGGCCTTTTAGATCAATGGAAGACTGGCACATTAATCCTAACTTTACATATTCCAGTTCTTTTAGAACCCTGCGTCTCACACTGAATTGTGTCCCTGGCTAACCAGTTTGTTTACTATAGCTGGGGAGAAACTTCGAATGCCTTATATGTTTTGGCTCCTTTTCAAGTATTCCATGAATGTCTTTTTGGCCTGACGTTTGCCGCAGTTGTACACAGTAGAATGCCTTCAGTCACCTGGTTGCTTTGACTGTACCAATGGTCGGCTTACCTCCTGCGTTCTGGATTCTGGAAGCACAAAATCTGCGTCATCCATGACGTCAGAGATATCATCGACAATGGTATTTCTTGTGAAAGGACTTGTTGCTATATACACTGGAGTTTCAGTCTTTCACGGTATCTCACTCAGCTTTCTGTAACCAAAGACTTGTTGGACTAGACCCCTACGGCCTACGCTATGTTGAACGATATTCCCATCCAGAACTAATGTTTTGAATCTGAACAGACAAAAACCAATTTCCCCTCCAATCTACAGTGTAGGTCCTTCTTTAGCATTTTCAGTCCTACAGCCACAGTGTATTTTCGCTCATTTTCCTATTTATCCTCGTTGTTTCATCAAGAACTAAATTATGCAAAATAAGTTGTAGAAAGAATTAAGAATGGCATTGCATTTCACCTCTATCCTTGATTCGTCTGTATTTTcaatcggaaggagtattcAATTGTGATCAAGGGAGATCAGAAATGATCTTGCAAACAATCGTCGGGCTAGAACTCCAGAATGCACTGGCCCAGAAAGATGTCCATTTGGAACGCCTGTAGTACATTCTCGATCTTGTCATGGGTGATAAACAACCAGACATTTCAAAGAACCAAGCGTGCGTAGACGGAGCATAGACATGAAACATAGACTCCACCTATCTTTTACTCAAGCTCTGCTTAGTTTAAAATTCGGAGGGGATAACATTTGATTTACAAATTCTGCTCAATATCAGTACTTACAAATTCGGAGGAGATAACGTTTGGTTTGCATTTGGAGCTCGTGGCACTGTAGTGGTTAATAGAGCTGAGGAGAGTCCAGTAGTTGATCACGAGTGAACAGCACAACACGTTACATTAAGGTTATCCACGCTACACCCAGAAAAACGCACCCAGAACAGGCTAGTACTAGTTTAGTTACAAGACCGCGACTCATCTCCCCCCGGACAGGTCAGACATCTGAGACATGGTGCCGGCGGTGATGGACGTCATCGGGAACGACATGACGTAGGGGTCGAACCCCTGGTCCTGCATGACCGCGAGCATGTTGAAGCTCTGGTACGTCGGCGACAGCTCCGGCAGCTTCACGTCGCCGTCCAGGTACTGCACGAGCTGCCGCGTGGTCGGCCGCGCGCCGGGCAGCGGGTGCGAGCACAGCAGGCCCAGCCTCAGCACCAGGCTCGCCTCGTGCTCGACGAAGTCGCCGCCCAGCCGCGGGTCCACGGCGCCGGTGACCGACCCCGCGCGCCATTGGTCGAGCACCCAGTCCACCAGCACCAGGTGGTTGTCGCTCGCGTCCTGCACGACGGGCTTCCTCCCGCAcgccacctccagcatgaatGCCCCGAACGCGAACACGTCCGACGCCTTGGAGGCCTTCCCCGTGTGGCCGAGCTCCGGCGCCAGGTACCCCATGGTGCCCACCACGTGCGTCGTGTGCGGGTCCGTGCCGTGGTCGTACAGCCTCGCCAGCCCGAAGTCCCCCAGCCGGCCGTTCATCTCCGCGTCCAGCAGCACGTTGCTGGCCTTGATGTCCCTGTGCACGACAACCTGATCCCAGTCCTCGTGAAGGTACAGCATCCCCGACGCGACGCCCTTGATGATGCGGAACCTCTGCCCCCAGCTCAGCGAGACCTTCTGCTGGTCGTAGAGATGCTTGTCGAGGCTGCCGTTGGGCATGTAGTCGTAGACTAGGAGGAGCTCGCCCTTGCGCCGGCAGTAGCCGAGCAGCTGCACGAGGTTGCGGTGCCGGAGCCGGCCGATGCTGACCACCTCGGCCACGAACTCCTTCATCCCCTGCCTCGACCCGTGCGACACCTTCTTCACCGCGATCTCCGCCTTGGACGACGGCAGCAGGCCGCGGTACACTCTCCCGAACCCGCCGATGCCGAGCAGCCGGCTGTCGCTGAACCCGTCGGTGGCGTGGAAGAGGTCCTTGTACGCGAACCTGTGCGGCCCGAACGCAACCTCCCAGTCTTCCTTGAGCTCCGCGAAcatccgccgcctccgcatGACCACGAAAACGACGGCCGCCACCACAAACACGAGAACCGCGGACGCTATCGGCAGCACGATCTCCAGAGTCCTGGACCGCGGCTTCGGGGTCGTGACCGGCATAGAGGGCAGCGAGGAGATGTTGAGCGCCGGGGCCGCGCCGTTCATCTTCAAGCTCCAGCCGAGGACGTAGTGGCGGCAGAAGAGGATGCCGCTGGACGACGAGAACCCGACGTAGGCGGTGTCGTCGATGACGGAGGAGAGGTTGACGGTGGTGGAGAGCAGGGGCTTCTTGGGCCGGGCCACCACCTCCAGGGGCGCCATGGTGACATTCACCTGCATGGCCTGCCCGTCGAAGTCCACCCACACCTGCATCGGCTTGCGGTTCACAAGGCTCATGTTCTTGAACGCGCCGGTGCCGTCGTCGTAGTACCCGGCGTTGTCGGCGTCCACGGAGTTGAGCCCGTTGACGTCGATGCCGACGTGGTTGCCGCTCATGTCGTTGAACTCCGAGTTGAGGATGGTGTCGAACTCCACCGCGAAGAGGTGGTTGGTGGCGTTGCCGTTGTTGGCGGAGCCGACGAGGCCCAGGAACTGGCCCGGGAGCGCCGAGGTGAGGTTCCTGCTCTTGGCGATTATGAAGGCCATGCCGTGGCTGCTCAGGTCCTCGTACGCGCCGATGATGCCGATGACGaaggccgtggagaaggacTGCATGGCCGTGCTGTTGGGCGCCCTGTGGAACTGGAGCGGCGTGGGGAAGAAGGCGTGTCCCTTGAGCTGGCTGGTGGCGTTGGTCAGCTGGAGGAGCCCGTTTGGGGTCACTCTGGCCATGCCGTCCATGGAGAGGTTGGCGCCGGTGAACCCATTGAAGACGAACTGCTCGTCCGCTGACGCcgcggggcggaggaggccgctgaggccgaggaagaggagcaggagaaggAACGGCATGGTTTGGTTGGGAAGCAGCATGGCTGCTCAGTGCAAACAAA contains:
- the LOC100837531 gene encoding tRNA-dihydrouridine(20) synthase [NAD(P)+]-like, with protein sequence MEYRNKLVLAPMVRVGTLPFRLLAAEYGADITYGEEIVDHKFLKCERVANESLGTTDFLERGTDNLVFRTCPQERDRVVFQMGTSDAVRALKAAQIVCNDVAAIDINMGCPKSFSVSGGMGAALLSKPELIHDILTTLRRNLDTTLTCKIRLLNTRQDTVELARRIEKTGVPALAVHGRKVKDRPRDPSKWDEIADVVSALSIPVIANGDVFEYDDFKRIKDATGATSVMAARGALWNASIFCAKGTTPWEEVKREYIRKSILWDNDVKSTKHTLKEMIMRYSCLELAEGKGVIKCDSSADIAKLYKEEDYYNFVVSNRK
- the LOC100837222 gene encoding L-type lectin-domain containing receptor kinase IV.1 — protein: MLLPNQTMPFLLLLLFLGLSGLLRPAASADEQFVFNGFTGANLSMDGMARVTPNGLLQLTNATSQLKGHAFFPTPLQFHRAPNSTAMQSFSTAFVIGIIGAYEDLSSHGMAFIIAKSRNLTSALPGQFLGLVGSANNGNATNHLFAVEFDTILNSEFNDMSGNHVGIDVNGLNSVDADNAGYYDDGTGAFKNMSLVNRKPMQVWVDFDGQAMQVNVTMAPLEVVARPKKPLLSTTVNLSSVIDDTAYVGFSSSSGILFCRHYVLGWSLKMNGAAPALNISSLPSMPVTTPKPRSRTLEIVLPIASAVLVFVVAAVVFVVMRRRRMFAELKEDWEVAFGPHRFAYKDLFHATDGFSDSRLLGIGGFGRVYRGLLPSSKAEIAVKKVSHGSRQGMKEFVAEVVSIGRLRHRNLVQLLGYCRRKGELLLVYDYMPNGSLDKHLYDQQKVSLSWGQRFRIIKGVASGMLYLHEDWDQVVVHRDIKASNVLLDAEMNGRLGDFGLARLYDHGTDPHTTHVVGTMGYLAPELGHTGKASKASDVFAFGAFMLEVACGRKPVVQDASDNHLVLVDWVLDQWRAGSVTGAVDPRLGGDFVEHEASLVLRLGLLCSHPLPGARPTTRQLVQYLDGDVKLPELSPTYQSFNMLAVMQDQGFDPYVMSFPMTSITAGTMSQMSDLSGGR